Proteins encoded together in one Benincasa hispida cultivar B227 chromosome 1, ASM972705v1, whole genome shotgun sequence window:
- the LOC120076384 gene encoding galactolipase DONGLE, chloroplastic-like yields the protein MAATTLKLNSIPNHVTFFETTRPMSHSFGQVLIPIKPNNVLSLSSSSRRLSVSSSLVLVPLMDVFSSSCSTAAAAAMVHKVASLAHLWRQIHGCNDWEDLMEPTLHPLLRREIIRYGEFVTACYKAFDLDPNSKRYLTCKFGKKNLLREVGLESSGYEVTKYIYATPPDINISPIQNSPPSCGRWIGYVAVSSDETSKRLGRRDIVITFRGTVTNPEWIANLMSSLTLARLDPHNHRPDVKVESGFLTLYTSEETSMKFGLESCREQLLSEVSRLLNKYKEEEVSITMAGHSMGSALALLLAYDIAELGLNRRTNNEVVPVSVFSFGGPRVGNSGFKKRCEELGVKVLRIVNVNDPITKMPGVLFNENFRVFGGLLNGGGNNSYEHVGVELVLDFFNMQNPSCVHDLETYISLLRCDPKQEEDHQDNDDDDHNNGRRKIIINSGEFINKAMEFLCSNAQILNMFPWRIPVNYLSQSQN from the exons ATGGCTGCTACAACTTTGAAGCTTAATTCAATTCCCAATCATGTCACATTTTTTGAAACAACTCGTCCTATGTCTCATTCTTTTGGACAAGTCTTGATCCCGATAAAACCCAATAATGTTTTGTCATTGTCGTCGTCTTCTCGACGGTTGTCGGTTTCGTCTTCTTTGGTATTGGTACCGTTGATGGatgtgttttcttcttcttgttctacCGCTGCTGCGGCCGCCATGGTTCACAAGGTGGCCAGTTTGGCGCACTTGTGGCGGCAGATTCATGGCTGCAATGACTGGGAAGATCTCATGGAGCCCACGCTTCACCCGCTTCTGCGACGTGAAATTATCCGATACGGCGAGTTCGTTACCGCTTGTTATAAAGCTTTCGATCTTGATCCAAACTCCAAACGGTATTTGACCTGCAAGTTTGGGAAGAAGAATTTGTTGAGGGAAGTGGGGTTGGAGAGTTCAGGTTATGAAGTTACTAAATACATCTATGCTACCCCACCGGATATCAATATTTCTCCCATCCAAAATTCCCCGCCATCTTGTGGTCGGTGGATCGGGTACGTTGCCGTCTCCTCCGATGAAACCAGCAAGAGACTTGGACGACGAGATATCGTCATCACTTTCCGAGGTACCGTCACCAACCCAGAATGGATTGCTAATCTCATGAGCTCCCTCACGCTCGCCCGCCTCGATCCCCATAATCATCGGCCTGACGTCAAG GTTGAGTCAGGATTCTTAACACTCTACACGAGCGAAGAAACGAGCATGAAATTCGGGCTCGAGAGCTGCCGAGAGCAGCTATTATCAGAAGTGTCAAGGCTACTAAACAAGTACAAAGAGGAAGAAGTGAGCATAACCATGGCTGGGCATAGCATGGGAAGTGCATTAGCTCTTCTTCTAGCTTATGACATAGCTGAGTTAGGGTTGAATAGAAGAACAAACAATGAAGTGGTACCAGTTTCAGTGTTTTCTTTTGGAGGTCCAAGAGTTGGGAATTCAGGCTTCaaaaaaagatgtgaagaatTGGGAGTAAAAGTTTTAAGAATTGTGAATGTGAATGATCCCATCACAAAGATGCCAGGTGTTTTATTCAATgaaaattttagggtttttggaGGACTCTTAAATGGAGGTGGTAATAATAGCTATGAACATGTTGGAGTTGAATTGGTTCTTGATTTCTTCAACATGCAAAACCCTTCTTGTGTTCATGATTTGGAGACTTACATAAGCCTTTTAAGATGTGATccaaaacaagaagaagatcatcaagataatgatgatgatgatcatAATAATGGGAGAAGAAAGATTATTATTAATAGTGGGGAATTTATCAACAAAGCTATGGAGTTTTTGTGTAGTAATGCACAAATCTTGAACATGTTTCCATGGAGGATTCCAGTGAATTACTTGAGTCAATCACAAAATTAG